A window of Candidatus Nitrospira allomarina genomic DNA:
CCTTAAGTCGTTGGCCGATGCCGTGATCAGATACGGCAAGAATGGCTGCTGCCTGTAATGCGGCATTGACTGCTCCATCCTCGCCGATCGCATGGGTCGCAACCGGGATGCCCTTTGGCATTTGGACTATGGATAAGAGCGAATCAAAGCCTTGCAGGGCTCGAGACCGCACCGGCACTCCGAGAACCGGAAGTATCGTTTTTGCCGCGGCCATTCCCGGCAGGTGTGCGGCTCCTCCTGCCCCGGCAATGATCACGTGGATGCCGCGGCTTTGGGCCGATCCGACATACTCAAAGAGAAAATCCGGTGTGCGGTGGGCTGACACAATCCGGCATTCATGGGGAACGGCCAATTCCGTGAGAATCAGACTTGCGTGCCGCATGGTCTCCCAATCACTACTACTCCCCATGATAATCGCTACGAGTGGATTGGAATGATCAGATTCGGTATTCATGGATTAGGTTGCCTCCCCCAAAATATTACCCCTTTACAAGCATCCACCCTGAAAGCACCCGGTTTCGTGAACAGATCGTGAGGCGGCAATCCAGGGTAATGAAAGGTGCAGTCTCCTGCGATAAGCCTGGGCCTTTATCCCTCGGCCCCGGCTCTGCCCCTATTTGTCGGCAGCGTTTTAGCCAGTACGCCCTACTGTACCCCGCTTCACCATCATAATTCCATAATTTCTGCACCGCCGACCACCACCACTTCCGGCCGAACGGTTTCAGGTGGGTGGTCCCGGGAGAATTTGATATCCTTTGTTCCCACAAACCCACATCGCTCCCATTTCGTCATCAGCAGGTCCTGGCTCACGTATCCTATCCACACTTTTTGGAAATGAATGTAAATTTGGACAGGGCAATTTTCTTGAAT
This region includes:
- the purE gene encoding 5-(carboxyamino)imidazole ribonucleotide mutase gives rise to the protein MNTESDHSNPLVAIIMGSSSDWETMRHASLILTELAVPHECRIVSAHRTPDFLFEYVGSAQSRGIHVIIAGAGGAAHLPGMAAAKTILPVLGVPVRSRALQGFDSLLSIVQMPKGIPVATHAIGEDGAVNAALQAAAILAVSDHGIGQRLKAYYDQRHNPALEKLI